The Paenibacillus uliginis N3/975 genome has a window encoding:
- a CDS encoding alpha/beta fold hydrolase — MKLTESRVNNQGVMIHVAETNAGSKEMMIPLVIIPGLSECAEDYLPIMKRFAPRHCVVITLRGRGKSDSPSSGYTLEDHISDIDAAIQQLKLTDFILLGYSRGVAYTIGYALQNTSLLKGLIIGDYPAVHTQLRDGWVDFMATMPPWRGKTILERMSREALEALQKESVNVVFWDELSRITCSTLIIQAGKDTPLSPEALQMYKEQWPDAEIVVFDEFDHNLFEPNAEIFIETVDHFMRKVDRMSENQ; from the coding sequence ATGAAGTTAACGGAAAGCAGAGTTAATAATCAGGGCGTCATGATCCATGTTGCCGAAACAAATGCCGGTTCGAAAGAGATGATGATACCTCTCGTCATTATCCCGGGTTTATCCGAATGCGCAGAAGATTACTTACCGATTATGAAACGATTTGCTCCCAGACATTGTGTGGTGATTACCTTGCGCGGCAGAGGGAAGAGTGACTCGCCTTCCAGTGGATATACGTTGGAAGATCACATCAGTGATATTGATGCGGCAATCCAGCAGTTGAAGCTTACCGATTTTATATTATTAGGCTACTCCAGAGGAGTCGCCTACACGATTGGTTATGCACTGCAAAACACGTCTTTATTAAAAGGCCTTATTATCGGCGATTATCCTGCCGTCCACACGCAATTAAGGGACGGTTGGGTAGATTTCATGGCTACTATGCCCCCTTGGAGGGGGAAAACGATACTGGAGAGAATGAGCCGGGAAGCTTTGGAAGCGCTGCAGAAGGAGTCCGTAAACGTTGTTTTTTGGGATGAGCTTTCCCGGATAACTTGTTCAACCCTTATTATTCAGGCAGGTAAAGATACACCGCTGTCACCTGAAGCGCTGCAGATGTATAAAGAGCAATGGCCTGACGCTGAGATTGTCGTTTTTGATGAATTCGATCATAATCTATTTGAGCCCAATGCTGAGATTTTTATTGAAACGGTCGATCATTTTATGAGGAAAGTGGATAGAATGAGCGAAAACCAGTAA
- a CDS encoding DUF4274 domain-containing protein, which produces MEVSKSKDAQIAASAAKVLDINARDERGRTPLMLFLTNKMPPDAIKVLLMNGADLEAEDKLGDTALKKAVKFKQTEALKLLLEYGAKLDSPLGILGTAWNSARSDKSMADLLLETEGAIRLTLTKAEQERVDDLLYEESKKKAYDKIRQLDSPVLLHAVVNGYNWDDGPESMMAVFENPVCAEITLLDMYDLMDGDYWLEEDESNLDDLDEGKRFRELASKLKEKLARSKN; this is translated from the coding sequence ATGGAAGTTAGTAAATCCAAAGATGCACAGATTGCAGCTTCCGCTGCGAAAGTGTTGGATATCAACGCGCGGGATGAACGCGGCCGAACGCCTTTAATGCTTTTCCTTACAAATAAGATGCCGCCTGATGCGATCAAGGTTCTGCTGATGAACGGAGCAGATCTTGAAGCCGAGGATAAACTGGGTGATACGGCACTTAAGAAAGCAGTGAAGTTTAAGCAAACAGAAGCCCTTAAGCTTCTCTTGGAATATGGCGCTAAGCTTGATTCGCCGCTGGGGATTTTGGGAACGGCTTGGAATTCTGCACGGAGCGATAAGTCAATGGCCGATCTGCTGCTAGAGACGGAGGGAGCGATTCGCCTCACGCTGACTAAGGCGGAACAAGAGCGTGTAGACGATCTTCTATATGAGGAATCGAAGAAGAAGGCGTATGATAAAATCCGCCAGTTAGACTCTCCCGTTCTGCTGCATGCGGTAGTGAACGGCTATAACTGGGATGATGGTCCGGAGTCGATGATGGCGGTTTTTGAGAATCCTGTTTGTGCGGAAATTACGCTGCTTGATATGTATGATCTAATGGATGGGGATTACTGGCTGGAGGAAGACGAAAGCAATCTGGATGATCTAGACGAAGGAAAACGTTTCAGGGAACTTGCATCAAAGCTGAAGGAAAAGCTAGCACGCTCGAAAAACTAA
- a CDS encoding acetamidase/formamidase family protein, translating to MSSIHYLKPELDTLHGFFSKDLEPALKIDSGDTVVFQTLDAGWGLENRSAPGQPRRKFTERKESRECKQFGHALVGPIYIEQAKPGQTLEIVINEIVPGEWGWTSAGGFPSYWNKKMELTEEKEITMDFELDIEQMVGRSQFGTFKYSVPLNPFMGVMGMPPKEEGKHTTFVPRAYGGNMDCKELQAGSTLYLPIPVEGGLFSTGDGHAAQGDGEVSGPALECPMDKVSLTFHVRDDMPLTMPRAKTKNGWLTMGFHEDLEEAMWIALNGMLDLMMTTYNISRVEAYAYASLTVDLRITQIVNVSKGVHAFLPFHALR from the coding sequence ATGTCAAGTATTCACTATCTAAAGCCAGAGCTTGATACACTTCACGGTTTTTTCAGCAAAGATTTGGAACCTGCACTGAAGATTGACTCTGGAGATACGGTTGTGTTTCAGACACTGGATGCCGGGTGGGGTTTGGAGAATCGTTCAGCTCCGGGACAACCCAGAAGAAAGTTCACTGAGAGAAAAGAAAGCCGGGAATGCAAACAGTTTGGTCATGCATTGGTTGGTCCGATCTATATTGAGCAAGCCAAACCGGGTCAAACCTTAGAAATTGTAATCAATGAAATAGTTCCCGGGGAGTGGGGGTGGACTTCGGCAGGAGGCTTTCCAAGCTATTGGAATAAGAAGATGGAGCTGACAGAAGAGAAAGAAATAACAATGGATTTCGAACTAGACATTGAGCAGATGGTCGGAAGAAGCCAGTTCGGTACCTTTAAGTACAGTGTTCCTTTAAACCCCTTCATGGGAGTTATGGGGATGCCACCTAAGGAGGAGGGAAAGCATACAACTTTTGTACCTCGGGCTTACGGTGGAAATATGGATTGTAAAGAACTACAAGCCGGAAGTACCCTGTATTTACCGATTCCGGTAGAAGGCGGACTGTTCTCGACGGGTGATGGTCATGCAGCGCAAGGAGACGGAGAAGTTTCCGGGCCTGCACTGGAATGTCCAATGGATAAAGTTAGCTTAACCTTTCATGTCAGGGACGACATGCCGTTAACGATGCCCCGAGCGAAGACAAAAAATGGATGGCTGACGATGGGGTTCCACGAAGATTTGGAAGAAGCCATGTGGATCGCTTTAAATGGAATGTTGGACCTAATGATGACAACGTATAACATTTCACGTGTAGAGGCATATGCTTATGCTTCGTTGACTGTAGACCTTCGAATTACCCAAATCGTCAATGTATCAAAAGGAGTTCACGCCTTTCTACCATTTCATGCGCTTCGTTGA
- a CDS encoding bifunctional cytochrome P450/NADPH--P450 reductase, producing the protein MNDEFQIPQPKTYGPLGNLPTYNLEKPIQSLTELAYELGPIFRMQLPGGRNDIYISSEELVADACDEDRFDKRVWAPLQKVRSFGGDGLFTSWTEEPNWQKAHNILIPSFSQRAMQSYHSMMVDIAVQLVQKWMRLNPDENVNVPEDMTRLTLDTIGLCGFNYRFNSFYREQPHPFITSMVRALDEAMSQLSRLGIQEKLMVITKRQFKQDIDTMFSLVDKIISERKSGEDQEAEDLLSRMLTSKDPETGEGLNDENIRYQIITFLIAGHETTSGLLSFAIYFLMNNPEVLRKAYEEVDRVLTEPTPKYKQVLELKYIRMILNETLRLWPTAPAFSVYAKEDTVLSGKYPLQKGDSVNVLIPKLHRDPTAWGDDVDDFRPERFQDQSKVPIHAYKPFGNGQRACIGQQFALHEATLVLGMILKHFEFFDHDQYQLKVKETLTLKPDDFEIKVRVREQSAVQTIIQPEERSADHNNTKKDVFQGATLTGGNHIPLLVLYGSNLGTAESIAREIADVARLQGMQVEAASLNSRINNLPDEGAVIIVAASYNGKPASNAREFLQWLELLEEDELRGVKYAVFGCGDRTWANTYQVVPRRIDELLHLKGAERISERGEGDASGDFEMQLEVWRSRLRDDLIKAFDLKLNPAAEKERNSLNVKFVHGVAGTPLAQSYDAFHAAVTVNRDLQAPESERRTRHIEVALPSGVSYEEGDHLGVLPANRRMNVDRILQRFGLNGNEHLVLSSSGRSAAHLPLERPVSLYDLLSHSVEVQDAASRAQLRELAAYTACPPHKRELEALLEETVYKDQVLSKRLTMLDLLEKYEACEMPFERFLELLPPLKPRYYSISSSPRVNSDAASITVGVVRGPARTGKGEYFGVASNYLADLQPGEGMIMFIRTPESGFRLPDNPETPIIMVGPGTGVAPFRGFLQSRSMMKQNGKGIGEAHLFYGCRNELDYIYRDEMEQFEKDGLVKLHIACSRLEGTPKTYVQHLLNEQSAHMIDILDLQGGYLYICGDGKRMAPEVEDVFHNAYMSKHGVGEEKASKWLQQLQDEGRYAKDVWSGDN; encoded by the coding sequence ATGAACGATGAATTTCAAATTCCGCAGCCCAAAACGTATGGTCCACTAGGAAATTTACCTACGTACAACCTGGAAAAGCCGATACAATCCTTGACGGAGTTGGCTTATGAATTGGGCCCGATCTTCCGCATGCAGCTCCCGGGAGGCCGTAACGATATTTACATATCAAGCGAGGAACTTGTGGCCGATGCCTGTGACGAGGACCGTTTTGATAAAAGGGTATGGGCACCACTTCAAAAAGTGCGATCATTTGGTGGAGACGGCCTGTTTACCAGCTGGACGGAAGAGCCGAATTGGCAAAAAGCACACAACATTCTCATTCCAAGCTTCAGCCAACGAGCAATGCAGAGCTATCATTCCATGATGGTAGATATCGCTGTTCAGTTGGTCCAAAAGTGGATGCGCTTGAATCCAGATGAAAACGTCAATGTACCGGAAGACATGACCCGTCTTACGTTGGATACGATTGGACTCTGCGGGTTTAATTACCGCTTTAACAGCTTTTACCGCGAGCAGCCACATCCGTTTATTACAAGCATGGTCAGAGCGCTAGACGAAGCGATGAGTCAGCTTAGCCGTCTTGGAATCCAGGAAAAATTGATGGTCATCACCAAACGTCAATTCAAGCAGGACATTGATACGATGTTTTCTTTGGTGGATAAAATCATTTCAGAACGTAAATCCGGTGAGGATCAAGAAGCGGAAGATTTACTCTCTCGAATGCTGACAAGCAAAGATCCGGAGACTGGCGAAGGACTGAATGATGAAAATATCCGTTATCAGATCATCACATTTCTCATTGCAGGTCATGAAACTACGAGCGGATTGTTATCATTTGCAATCTACTTTCTTATGAACAATCCCGAAGTGCTGCGAAAAGCATACGAAGAGGTCGATCGCGTTCTGACAGAACCTACCCCAAAGTACAAACAGGTTCTGGAACTGAAGTACATTCGGATGATTTTGAATGAAACGTTGCGATTGTGGCCAACGGCTCCAGCTTTTTCGGTATATGCCAAAGAAGACACGGTTCTGTCCGGTAAATACCCACTGCAAAAAGGCGATAGCGTCAACGTCTTGATTCCTAAGCTTCATCGTGACCCGACAGCCTGGGGAGATGATGTGGATGATTTCCGGCCTGAACGGTTCCAGGATCAAAGTAAGGTGCCGATTCACGCTTACAAGCCTTTTGGAAATGGCCAACGGGCTTGTATTGGTCAGCAGTTTGCACTACATGAGGCGACACTGGTATTAGGGATGATTTTGAAGCATTTCGAGTTTTTCGATCATGATCAATATCAGTTGAAGGTGAAGGAAACATTAACATTGAAACCCGATGACTTTGAAATTAAGGTTCGTGTACGGGAGCAGTCGGCGGTTCAGACCATAATACAGCCAGAAGAACGTTCTGCGGATCATAACAATACGAAAAAAGATGTTTTTCAAGGAGCCACTTTAACCGGAGGCAATCATATTCCTTTGCTCGTGCTGTACGGTTCTAATCTTGGAACAGCCGAAAGTATAGCCAGAGAGATTGCAGACGTTGCCCGACTTCAAGGGATGCAGGTGGAAGCCGCCTCACTAAACAGCCGGATCAACAATCTTCCGGATGAAGGCGCCGTTATCATCGTCGCGGCCTCCTACAACGGAAAGCCGGCCAGTAATGCCCGTGAATTCCTACAATGGCTGGAACTGCTGGAAGAGGACGAATTGAGAGGTGTTAAATATGCGGTGTTTGGGTGTGGAGATCGCACCTGGGCAAATACGTATCAGGTAGTACCGAGACGAATTGACGAACTACTGCATCTGAAAGGAGCTGAACGGATATCGGAACGGGGTGAAGGCGATGCCAGCGGGGATTTTGAAATGCAGCTCGAAGTATGGAGAAGCCGACTGAGGGATGATCTGATAAAGGCATTTGATCTTAAGCTGAATCCTGCTGCGGAGAAGGAAAGAAACTCGCTGAATGTAAAATTTGTTCATGGGGTTGCAGGGACGCCCCTTGCACAGTCCTACGATGCCTTCCATGCAGCAGTCACCGTGAACCGTGATCTTCAAGCACCTGAAAGTGAACGCCGTACCAGACATATTGAGGTCGCACTTCCTTCGGGAGTAAGTTATGAAGAAGGGGATCATCTTGGAGTCCTGCCTGCGAACAGACGCATGAATGTAGATAGGATTTTGCAGCGTTTTGGATTAAATGGAAATGAACATCTTGTTCTTTCATCCAGTGGAAGAAGCGCAGCCCATCTACCTCTGGAACGACCGGTAAGCTTGTATGATCTGCTCAGCCACAGCGTTGAGGTTCAGGATGCGGCTAGCAGGGCTCAACTACGAGAGCTTGCGGCATATACCGCTTGTCCTCCGCATAAGCGTGAACTGGAAGCACTTCTGGAAGAAACGGTTTATAAAGATCAGGTGCTGAGTAAACGCCTCACCATGTTGGATTTGCTCGAAAAATATGAGGCCTGTGAAATGCCGTTTGAGCGTTTTCTTGAACTGCTTCCTCCCTTAAAACCAAGATACTATTCCATTTCCAGTTCCCCTAGGGTTAATTCAGATGCTGCCTCTATTACGGTGGGGGTAGTTAGAGGACCTGCAAGGACCGGCAAAGGTGAATACTTTGGAGTAGCTTCGAATTACCTTGCAGATCTTCAGCCTGGCGAGGGAATGATCATGTTCATCCGAACACCGGAATCGGGATTCCGACTGCCGGACAATCCGGAAACTCCGATTATTATGGTAGGCCCGGGAACCGGAGTAGCTCCATTTCGCGGATTTTTACAGTCACGCAGCATGATGAAACAGAACGGTAAGGGTATTGGTGAAGCACACTTGTTCTATGGATGCCGAAATGAATTGGACTACATTTACAGGGATGAAATGGAGCAATTTGAGAAGGACGGTTTGGTGAAACTTCATATTGCTTGTTCGAGACTTGAGGGAACACCAAAAACATATGTTCAGCATTTGTTGAATGAACAATCCGCGCACATGATTGATATTCTGGATCTACAAGGTGGATATCTGTATATTTGCGGAGACGGAAAAAGAATGGCTCCTGAGGTTGAAGACGTTTTTCATAACGCATATATGTCTAAACATGGAGTAGGTGAAGAGAAAGCAAGTAAGTGGCTTCAACAGCTTCAGGATGAAGGCCGATATGCTAAAGATGTATGGTCAGGGGATAATTAA
- a CDS encoding pyroglutamyl-peptidase I gives MKILISGFEPFGGSSINPTERLIQEIVNIPFENVELRTILLPVYFDECAELLLREMESFKPDAVIACGVAAGRTSITPERIAVNVKDIAPDSPYPDNRGGRPQDELIQPGSPDGLFSRLPIRKLVDRMREQGIPASISNTAGTFICNNTMYAVLDYIRIHNLPMLGGFVHFPASTEMAVDKPGLPTLTHDSMLKGLEVIIQTTIEELKHGLQATK, from the coding sequence ATGAAAATATTAATATCCGGCTTTGAGCCTTTTGGCGGCAGCAGCATAAATCCGACAGAGCGACTAATACAGGAAATTGTAAATATACCTTTTGAAAATGTAGAGCTCAGAACAATATTGCTGCCTGTTTATTTTGATGAGTGTGCCGAATTGCTACTGCGTGAGATGGAATCTTTCAAACCTGATGCGGTTATTGCCTGCGGAGTTGCGGCCGGCCGGACATCTATTACCCCGGAACGCATCGCAGTGAATGTTAAAGATATCGCTCCTGATTCACCATATCCAGACAATCGGGGCGGCCGGCCGCAGGATGAGCTGATTCAACCGGGAAGCCCTGATGGGCTGTTCAGCCGACTGCCGATCCGCAAGCTGGTTGATCGGATGCGGGAACAAGGGATACCGGCCTCCATCTCCAACACAGCTGGAACTTTTATTTGCAACAATACGATGTATGCTGTGCTGGACTATATCCGGATTCATAACTTACCGATGCTTGGAGGTTTTGTTCACTTTCCGGCATCGACTGAAATGGCAGTGGACAAGCCCGGGCTCCCGACATTAACTCACGATTCGATGTTAAAAGGGCTGGAAGTCATCATTCAGACTACAATTGAAGAGTTGAAACATGGATTACAGGCAACGAAATAA
- a CDS encoding LamB/YcsF family protein, producing MLQVDLNCDMGESFGAYRINMDEELMNHVTSANIACGFHAGDPAVMRSTVKQALSKGISLGAHPGLPDLAGFGRRNMDITPDEAYDMVTYQIGALDAFAKQEGGVLRHVKPHGALYNMAATSRPLADAIAAAVQGIDSSLILYGLSGSELIQAGQRLGLSTAQEVFADRTYQDNGSLTPRRLSGALITDSEQAVQQVIRMVKEKVVLSTSGKRIPIQADTVCIHGDGAYASMFASVLCSRLAAEGVVVKAVRE from the coding sequence ATGTTACAGGTGGATCTGAATTGTGATATGGGAGAGAGCTTCGGTGCATACCGTATAAATATGGATGAAGAGTTAATGAATCATGTAACCTCAGCTAACATTGCCTGCGGGTTCCATGCCGGAGATCCAGCCGTGATGCGTTCTACCGTTAAACAAGCGCTCAGTAAAGGAATATCTCTCGGTGCCCATCCCGGACTACCGGATCTTGCGGGCTTCGGGAGAAGAAACATGGATATTACACCGGACGAAGCCTATGACATGGTTACTTATCAGATTGGTGCACTTGACGCATTTGCCAAACAGGAAGGAGGCGTCCTGCGGCATGTGAAGCCGCACGGCGCTCTGTACAATATGGCAGCCACCTCCAGACCTCTTGCTGATGCAATAGCTGCCGCCGTTCAAGGTATCGATTCAAGCCTGATCTTGTATGGTCTATCTGGCAGTGAGTTGATTCAAGCCGGGCAGAGACTGGGGCTGTCAACAGCTCAAGAGGTGTTTGCAGACCGCACATATCAGGATAACGGTTCGTTAACTCCCAGACGGTTGTCAGGTGCGCTGATTACCGATTCCGAACAAGCCGTACAACAGGTTATCCGTATGGTGAAGGAAAAGGTGGTCCTATCTACATCTGGCAAGAGAATACCGATTCAAGCGGATACGGTGTGTATTCATGGAGACGGAGCCTATGCTTCCATGTTTGCATCCGTGCTTTGTTCCCGGCTTGCGGCCGAGGGAGTCGTTGTGAAAGCTGTTCGCGAGTGA
- a CDS encoding phosphodiester glycosidase family protein, producing the protein MKRITALVLLAMLTLVTPLYAASPAKMLVYVDKSSQSFIPVGLLKSYEGIKVNYQSAQKKIDISMEDTNLTLYVGKRTAYVNGKKTEIKAAPFRDNGNTFVPLQFISQHLNLNISWNKDTSSVQISQGETTTPLPVLSGTLIPSSSKPIVSSRKSFKVGSRTFSAQTVTVSLLHPKVELGVVLAGNKVGKVEDLRSLAKRNNAVTAINGTFFDAYSPGSYRTPYGYIVGGGNLLKDSPADRRTVFTFDSNNLAQLLPGLDFKEHFTSGKSAGAVQAGPRLVVNGKVSLDVKKEGFRDPKILTGGGARSALGITKDHKLILLTTGGATIPQLAEIMKQAGAYQAMNLDGGASSGLYYNGSYLTSPGRQISNAIIVKYK; encoded by the coding sequence ATGAAAAGAATCACCGCTTTAGTTCTGCTAGCCATGCTCACACTGGTTACGCCACTCTACGCCGCATCCCCAGCAAAAATGCTGGTATATGTGGATAAGAGCAGTCAGTCCTTCATTCCTGTTGGATTGTTAAAAAGCTACGAAGGGATCAAGGTCAACTATCAATCAGCTCAGAAAAAAATCGATATCTCCATGGAAGATACCAATCTTACTCTCTATGTTGGCAAACGAACGGCATACGTAAATGGCAAGAAGACTGAAATAAAGGCAGCCCCTTTCCGTGATAACGGTAATACGTTTGTACCACTACAATTTATTAGCCAACATTTGAATCTCAATATTTCATGGAATAAAGATACTTCGTCGGTCCAAATCTCCCAGGGGGAGACTACGACCCCCTTGCCGGTTCTTTCAGGCACACTAATTCCGTCCAGCTCCAAGCCAATCGTATCCTCACGTAAATCCTTTAAGGTCGGTTCGCGTACATTCAGTGCACAGACCGTTACGGTCTCTTTGCTTCACCCCAAGGTAGAACTGGGTGTTGTACTTGCCGGCAATAAAGTAGGCAAGGTCGAAGACTTGCGCAGTTTGGCCAAACGCAATAACGCCGTAACAGCGATCAATGGAACGTTTTTTGACGCATACTCACCAGGCTCTTACAGAACACCTTATGGTTACATCGTCGGAGGCGGCAACCTTCTGAAAGACAGTCCTGCCGACAGACGAACGGTATTTACTTTTGACTCCAATAACCTTGCTCAGTTACTCCCTGGTCTGGATTTTAAAGAACACTTTACGTCAGGCAAATCGGCGGGTGCCGTACAAGCAGGTCCACGATTAGTCGTAAACGGTAAGGTTTCTCTTGATGTTAAAAAAGAAGGGTTCCGTGATCCGAAAATCCTGACCGGAGGCGGAGCTCGGAGTGCTCTGGGCATTACGAAGGATCATAAGCTCATCTTGTTAACGACGGGTGGCGCTACCATTCCACAGCTCGCTGAAATCATGAAACAAGCTGGTGCATATCAGGCCATGAATTTGGATGGCGGTGCTTCCAGCGGCCTTTATTACAACGGTTCTTATCTTACGTCACCTGGACGCCAGATCAGCAATGCGATTATCGTAAAATATAAATAA